From Pan troglodytes isolate AG18354 chromosome 9, NHGRI_mPanTro3-v2.0_pri, whole genome shotgun sequence, the proteins below share one genomic window:
- the CHST1 gene encoding carbohydrate sulfotransferase 1, whose protein sequence is MQCSWKAVLLLALASIAIQYTAIRTFTAKSFHTCPGLAEAGLAERLCEESPTFAYNLSRKTHILILATTRSGSSFVGQLFNQHLDVFYLFEPLYHVQNTLIPRFTQGKSPADRRVMLGASRDLLRSLYDCDLYFLENYIKPPPVNHTTDRIFRRGASRVLCSRPVCDPPGPADLVLEEGDCVRKCGLLNLTVAAEACRERSHVAIKTVRVPEVNDLRALVEDPRLNLKVIQLVRDPRGILASRSETFRDTYRLWRLWYGTGRKPYNLDVTQLTTVCEDFSNSVSTGLMRPPWLKGKYMLVRYEDLARNPMKKTEEIYGFLGIPLDSHVARWIQNNTRGDPTLGKHKYGTVRNSAATAEKWRFRLSYDIVAFAQNACQQVLAQLGYKIAASEEELKNPSVSLVEERDFRPFS, encoded by the coding sequence ATGCAATGTTCCTGGAAGGCCGTCCTCCTCCTTGCCCTGGCCTCCATTGCCATCCAGTACACGGCCATCCGCACCTTCACCGCCAAGTCCTTTCACACCTGCCCCGGGCTGGCAGAGGCCGGGCTGGCCGAGCGACTGTGCGAGGAGAGCCCCACCTTCGCCTACAACCTCTCCCGCAAGACCCACATCCTCATCCTGGCCACCACGCGCAGCGGCTCCTCCTTCGTGGGCCAGCTCTTCAACCAGCACCTGGACGTCTTCTACCTGTTTGAGCCCCTCTACCACGTCCAGAACACGCTCATCCCCCGCTTCACCCAGGGCAAGAGCCCGGCCGACCGGCGGGTCATGCTGGGCGCCAGCCGCGACCTCCTGCGGAGCCTCTACGACTGCGACCTCTACTTCCTGGAGAACTACATCAAGCCGCCGCCGGTCAACCACACCACCGACAGGATCTTCCGCCGCGGGGCCAGCCGGGTCCTCTGCTCCCGGCCTGTGTGCGACCCTCCGGGGCCAGCCGACCTGGTCCTGGAGGAGGGGGACTGTGTGCGCAAGTGCGGGCTACTCAACCTGACCGTGGCGGCCGAGGCGTGCCGCGAGCGCAGCCACGTGGCCATCAAGACGGTGCGCGTGCCCGAGGTGAACGACCTGCGCGCCCTGGTGGAAGACCCGCGATTAAACCTCAAGGTCATCCAGCTGGTCCGAGACCCCCGCGGCATTCTGGCTTCTCGCAGCGAGACCTTCCGCGACACGTACCGGCTCTGGCGGCTCTGGTACGGCACAGGGAGGAAACCCTACAACCTGGACGTGACGCAGCTGACCACGGTGTGCGAGGACTTCTCCAACTCCGTGTCCACCGGCCTCATGCGGCCCCCGTGGCTCAAGGGCAAGTACATGTTGGTGCGCTACGAGGACCTGGCTCGGAACCCTATGAAGAAGACCGAGGAGATCTACGGGTTCCTGGGCATCCCGCTGGACAGCCACGTGGCCCGCTGGATCCAGAACAACACGCGGGGCGACCCCACCCTGGGCAAGCACAAATACGGCACCGTGCGAAACTCGGCAGCCACGGCCGAGAAGTGGCGCTTCCGCCTCTCCTACGACATCGTGGCCTTTGCCCAGAACGCCTGCCAGCAGGTGCTGGCCCAGCTGGGCTACAAGATCGCCGCCTCGGAGGAGGAGCTGAAGAACCCCTCGGTCAGCCTGGTGGAGGAGCGGGACTTCCGCCCCTTCTCGTGA